One window of the Pyrus communis chromosome 17, drPyrComm1.1, whole genome shotgun sequence genome contains the following:
- the LOC137722881 gene encoding uncharacterized protein isoform X2, which translates to MATTNTTTQAVGVEGVDASASADEAAAKAVHKRYEGLVMVRTKAIKGKGAWYWAHLEPILVHNTDTGLPKAVKLRCSFCDALFSASNPSRTASEHLKRGTCPNFNSVAKPISSLSPSSTINLPPSPAPVHHTSRKRSSSSVSVSASTSYHVPPLAIVDPTRFCGELTYSPVTATAHTAMTHQPHLVLSGGKEDLGALAMLEDSVKKLKSPKTSPGPTLSKTQVDVALDFLADWVFESCGSVSFSSVEHPKFRAFLNQVGLRAISRREFTGSRLDSKFEEAKAEAEARIHDAMFFQIASDGWKSKTFGAFGEDGLVNLTVNLPNGTSVYRKAVFVGGSVPSKYAEDVLWETVTSICGNVVQQCVGIVADKFKSKALRNLENQNHWMVNLSCQFQGFNSLIKDFSKELPLFKDVAENCFKIANFVNNKSQVRSSFHKYQSQEYGHAGLLRVPLREFEMVNFGAVHILFEDILSSAGALQLVLLDESYKVASMEDPMAREVAEMIGNVRFWNELQAVHSLVKLIKDMAQEIETERPLVGKCLPLWDELRTKVKDWCASFHIPEEPVEKVIERRFRKNYHPAWAAAFILDPLYLIRDTSGKYLPPFKLLTPEQEKDVDKLITRLVSREEAHIALMELMKWRTEGLDQVYARAVQMKERDPNTGKMRIANPQSSRLVWETHLTEFKSLGKVAVRLIFLHATSCGFKCNWSLLRWVSAHGHSRVGIDKAQKLIFIAAHSKLERRDYSCEEDKDAELLALANEAFDKDIVGLERPP; encoded by the exons ATGGCGACTACCAACACCACCACGCAGGCCGTGGGAGTTGAGGGGGTGGACGCGTCAGCATCGGCGGACGAGGCGGCGGCTAAAGCCGTGCACAAGAGGTACGAAGGGCTTGTGATGGTACGGACGAAGGCGATAAAGGGGAAAGGGGCTTGGTACTGGGCTCACTTGGAGCCTATATTGGTCCACAACACCGACACTGGTCTGCCCAAAGCGGTGAAGCTCCGGTGCTCCTTTTGCGACGCCTTGTTCTCCGCCTCGAACCCGTCGCGCACCGCCTCCGAGCACTTAAAGCGCGGGACTTGCCCCAATTTCAACTCCGTCGCGAAACCCATTTCGTCCCTCTCGCCGTCCTCCACCATCAACTTGCCCCCATCGCCTGCCCCCGTCCACCATACCAGCCGCAAGCGGAGCTCGTCTTCCGTTTCCGTTTCGGCTTCAACGTCGTACCATGTTCCGCCGCTCGCGATAGTGGACCCGACCCGGTTCTGCGGCGAGCTCACTTACTCTCCGGTGACCGCGACGGCGCATACGGCGATGACCCACCAGCCGCATTTGGTGTTGTCGGGTGGGAAAGAGGACTTGGGAGCTCTGGCGATGCTGGAGGACAGCGTGAAGAAGCTCAAGAGCCCCAAAACTTCACCCGGTCCGACGCTGAGTAAGACGCAGGTGGACGTTGCGCTTGATTTTCTGGCCGATTGGGTGTTTGAGTCTTGTGGGTCGGTGTCGTTTTCGAGCGTCGAGCACCCAAAGTTCAGAGCTTTTCTCAACCAGGTGGGTCTGCGGGCGATTTCCCGGCGGGAGTTCACCGGGTCGAGACTCGACTCCAAGTTTGAGGAAGCGAAGGCCGAGGCCGAGGCCCGAATTCACGACGCCATGTTCTTTCAGATTGCTTCTGATGGGTGGAAGAGCAAGACTTTTGGCGCGTTCGGGGAAGATGGTCTTGTAAATTTGACTGTGAATCTTCCCAATGGGACTAGTGTGTACAGGAAGGCGGTGTTTGTCGGCGGCTCTGTACCTTCGAAGTATGCCGAGGATGTTTTGTGGGAGACAGTGACAAGCATTTGTGGGAATGTTGTGCAGCAGTGTGTAGGAATAGTAGCAGACAAGTTTAAGTCCAAGGCACTGAGGAATTTAGAGAATCAGAATCACTGGATGGTTAATCTTTCTTGTCAGTTTCAGGGTTTCAATAGTTTGATTAAGGATTTCAGTAAGGAACTTCCCTTGTTTAAGGATGTCGCCGAGAATTGTTTTAAGATTGCGAATTTCGTGAATAACAAGTCTCAGGTTAGGAGTAGCTTTCATAAGTATCAGTCCCAGGAGTATGGTCATGCCGGGCTGTTAAGAGTGCCGTTGCGTGAGTTCGAAATGGTTAACTTTGGAGCAGTGCATATATTGTTTGAGGATATTCTGAGCTCAGCCGGGGCACTTCAGTTGGTCCTGCTAGACGAATCTTATAAAGTTGCATCCATGGAGGATCCAATGGCTAGAGAAGTCGCCGAAATGATTGGGAATGTGAGGTTTTGGAATGAATTGCAGGCGGTGCATTCGTTGGTTAAGTTGATCAAGGACATGGCTCAAGAGATTGAGACGGAGAGGCCGCTGGTTGGTAAATGCCTCCCACTTTGGGATGAACTAAGAACAAAAGTGAAGGATTGGTGTGCCAGTTTCCACATTCCAGAAGAACCGGTGGAGAAGGTGATTGAAAGGCGGTTCAGGAAGAATTATCATCCTGCTTGGGCGGCTGCGTTTATACTTGATCCGCTCTATTTAATTAGGGACACTAGTGGGAAGTATCTTCCACCATTCAAGTTGTTGACGCCAGAGCAGGAGAAGGATGTGGACAAGCTTATAACCCGGCTTGTGTCGAGGGAGGAAGCCCATATAGCACTAATGGAACTCATGAAATGGAGAACAGAGGGGCTTGATCAGGTATATGCGCGCGCTGTACAAATGAAGGAGAGGGACCCCAATACAGGGAAGATGAGAATTGCCAACCCACAGAGTAGTAGGCTTGTATGGGAAACACACCTCACTGAGTTTAAGTCACTAGGGAAAGTTGCAGTTAGGCTCATCTTCCTTCATGCAACGTCGTGTGGGTTCAAATGTAATTGGTCTCTATTGAGATGGGTGTCTGCCCATGGCCACTCAAGGGTGGGAATTGACAAGGCACAGAAGTTGATATTCATTGCAGCTCATTCCAAGCTCGAAAGGCGGGATTATTCCTGCGAAGAAGACAAGGATGCGGAGCTACTTGCCTTAGCAAACG AAGCATTCGACAAAGATATTGTTGGACTGGAGAGGCCACCCTAA
- the LOC137722881 gene encoding uncharacterized protein isoform X1, with protein MATTNTTTQAVGVEGVDASASADEAAAKAVHKRYEGLVMVRTKAIKGKGAWYWAHLEPILVHNTDTGLPKAVKLRCSFCDALFSASNPSRTASEHLKRGTCPNFNSVAKPISSLSPSSTINLPPSPAPVHHTSRKRSSSSVSVSASTSYHVPPLAIVDPTRFCGELTYSPVTATAHTAMTHQPHLVLSGGKEDLGALAMLEDSVKKLKSPKTSPGPTLSKTQVDVALDFLADWVFESCGSVSFSSVEHPKFRAFLNQVGLRAISRREFTGSRLDSKFEEAKAEAEARIHDAMFFQIASDGWKSKTFGAFGEDGLVNLTVNLPNGTSVYRKAVFVGGSVPSKYAEDVLWETVTSICGNVVQQCVGIVADKFKSKALRNLENQNHWMVNLSCQFQGFNSLIKDFSKELPLFKDVAENCFKIANFVNNKSQVRSSFHKYQSQEYGHAGLLRVPLREFEMVNFGAVHILFEDILSSAGALQLVLLDESYKVASMEDPMAREVAEMIGNVRFWNELQAVHSLVKLIKDMAQEIETERPLVGKCLPLWDELRTKVKDWCASFHIPEEPVEKVIERRFRKNYHPAWAAAFILDPLYLIRDTSGKYLPPFKLLTPEQEKDVDKLITRLVSREEAHIALMELMKWRTEGLDQVYARAVQMKERDPNTGKMRIANPQSSRLVWETHLTEFKSLGKVAVRLIFLHATSCGFKCNWSLLRWVSAHGHSRVGIDKAQKLIFIAAHSKLERRDYSCEEDKDAELLALANGEDDVLNEVLVDASSV; from the coding sequence ATGGCGACTACCAACACCACCACGCAGGCCGTGGGAGTTGAGGGGGTGGACGCGTCAGCATCGGCGGACGAGGCGGCGGCTAAAGCCGTGCACAAGAGGTACGAAGGGCTTGTGATGGTACGGACGAAGGCGATAAAGGGGAAAGGGGCTTGGTACTGGGCTCACTTGGAGCCTATATTGGTCCACAACACCGACACTGGTCTGCCCAAAGCGGTGAAGCTCCGGTGCTCCTTTTGCGACGCCTTGTTCTCCGCCTCGAACCCGTCGCGCACCGCCTCCGAGCACTTAAAGCGCGGGACTTGCCCCAATTTCAACTCCGTCGCGAAACCCATTTCGTCCCTCTCGCCGTCCTCCACCATCAACTTGCCCCCATCGCCTGCCCCCGTCCACCATACCAGCCGCAAGCGGAGCTCGTCTTCCGTTTCCGTTTCGGCTTCAACGTCGTACCATGTTCCGCCGCTCGCGATAGTGGACCCGACCCGGTTCTGCGGCGAGCTCACTTACTCTCCGGTGACCGCGACGGCGCATACGGCGATGACCCACCAGCCGCATTTGGTGTTGTCGGGTGGGAAAGAGGACTTGGGAGCTCTGGCGATGCTGGAGGACAGCGTGAAGAAGCTCAAGAGCCCCAAAACTTCACCCGGTCCGACGCTGAGTAAGACGCAGGTGGACGTTGCGCTTGATTTTCTGGCCGATTGGGTGTTTGAGTCTTGTGGGTCGGTGTCGTTTTCGAGCGTCGAGCACCCAAAGTTCAGAGCTTTTCTCAACCAGGTGGGTCTGCGGGCGATTTCCCGGCGGGAGTTCACCGGGTCGAGACTCGACTCCAAGTTTGAGGAAGCGAAGGCCGAGGCCGAGGCCCGAATTCACGACGCCATGTTCTTTCAGATTGCTTCTGATGGGTGGAAGAGCAAGACTTTTGGCGCGTTCGGGGAAGATGGTCTTGTAAATTTGACTGTGAATCTTCCCAATGGGACTAGTGTGTACAGGAAGGCGGTGTTTGTCGGCGGCTCTGTACCTTCGAAGTATGCCGAGGATGTTTTGTGGGAGACAGTGACAAGCATTTGTGGGAATGTTGTGCAGCAGTGTGTAGGAATAGTAGCAGACAAGTTTAAGTCCAAGGCACTGAGGAATTTAGAGAATCAGAATCACTGGATGGTTAATCTTTCTTGTCAGTTTCAGGGTTTCAATAGTTTGATTAAGGATTTCAGTAAGGAACTTCCCTTGTTTAAGGATGTCGCCGAGAATTGTTTTAAGATTGCGAATTTCGTGAATAACAAGTCTCAGGTTAGGAGTAGCTTTCATAAGTATCAGTCCCAGGAGTATGGTCATGCCGGGCTGTTAAGAGTGCCGTTGCGTGAGTTCGAAATGGTTAACTTTGGAGCAGTGCATATATTGTTTGAGGATATTCTGAGCTCAGCCGGGGCACTTCAGTTGGTCCTGCTAGACGAATCTTATAAAGTTGCATCCATGGAGGATCCAATGGCTAGAGAAGTCGCCGAAATGATTGGGAATGTGAGGTTTTGGAATGAATTGCAGGCGGTGCATTCGTTGGTTAAGTTGATCAAGGACATGGCTCAAGAGATTGAGACGGAGAGGCCGCTGGTTGGTAAATGCCTCCCACTTTGGGATGAACTAAGAACAAAAGTGAAGGATTGGTGTGCCAGTTTCCACATTCCAGAAGAACCGGTGGAGAAGGTGATTGAAAGGCGGTTCAGGAAGAATTATCATCCTGCTTGGGCGGCTGCGTTTATACTTGATCCGCTCTATTTAATTAGGGACACTAGTGGGAAGTATCTTCCACCATTCAAGTTGTTGACGCCAGAGCAGGAGAAGGATGTGGACAAGCTTATAACCCGGCTTGTGTCGAGGGAGGAAGCCCATATAGCACTAATGGAACTCATGAAATGGAGAACAGAGGGGCTTGATCAGGTATATGCGCGCGCTGTACAAATGAAGGAGAGGGACCCCAATACAGGGAAGATGAGAATTGCCAACCCACAGAGTAGTAGGCTTGTATGGGAAACACACCTCACTGAGTTTAAGTCACTAGGGAAAGTTGCAGTTAGGCTCATCTTCCTTCATGCAACGTCGTGTGGGTTCAAATGTAATTGGTCTCTATTGAGATGGGTGTCTGCCCATGGCCACTCAAGGGTGGGAATTGACAAGGCACAGAAGTTGATATTCATTGCAGCTCATTCCAAGCTCGAAAGGCGGGATTATTCCTGCGAAGAAGACAAGGATGCGGAGCTACTTGCCTTAGCAAACGGTGAGGATGATGTGTTGAATGAAGTTCTTGTTGATGCATCCTCAGTGTAA